In a single window of the Thunnus albacares chromosome 1, fThuAlb1.1, whole genome shotgun sequence genome:
- the cdh15 gene encoding cadherin-15 — translation MAARMLMACVLGTLLCQVWSSAETQRKEDELRPQALYLWRNQGKGMVRVKRDWIIPPIRVLENSKQVPEDLVQIKSDKIFTGEVIYKLEGPGVDQEPKNLFEIDDKTGIIRSKRPLDREKYNSFTLKAFALSPSGERLENPTTIEIVVLDQNDNRPAFTQKQFTGTVSEFSVPGTSVMSVSATDADDPMTENAHLSYSIIGQESIPANAVTKTMFGINNQTGAIYTRDVGLDREVVKSFRLKLQIADMGGMGLTSEGVAIIHVSDINNHAPQFSPASYSMTAVENRKDYEIGRVNVTDRDDRGTGNWEAKYSISNDPHGNFAITTDPATNQGVVMVVKPLDYEAQSEHILTLEVENINRLSNKAPNLPMSTATVVVTVVNENEAPHFREDPIQIVVPESVVPGTILKSNIAYDPDNSVLRYDISRDPERWLDINKDTGEIIAKRTFNMRSPHVKNNIYNAVVKVTDADGASTTATVAITLKETNDFPPQLFPLSGSVCRDAGRKSSGLVLTAVDEDLPPHAAPFIFEMPEDVSINWTVIQVNDTHSLLQPLVELEAGEYAVTVMVSDSGSPILSAYAQVNVTVCLCDSFGDCKSEAGAVFGSSVGISFFALIIIMASIALLLLLLLLAVAVTTCGRHHHIKKGTGLLVGDSEDDIRDNVLNYDEQGGGEEDENAFNIDLLWNPLDAPSTPGSYCPVSGVPRGKQPLRRDAPHNLPSPTYPRRPPADPTDIEDYINDGLEAADNDPNVPPYDTALIYDYEGEGSLAGSLSSIASGSSDGDQDYDYLNDWGPRFKKLANMYDPR, via the exons gTGTGGAGCTCTGCAGAAACCCAGCGCAAGGAGGACGAGCTACGTCCTCAGGCCCTTTACCTGTGGAGAAATCAAGGCAAGGGAATGGTCAGGGTGAAGAGGGACTGGATCATCCCTCCAATCAGAGTGCTGGAGAATAGCAAGCAGGTTCCAGAAGACCTTGTCCAG atCAAATCGGACAAAATCTTTACAGGTGAGGTGATCTACAAGTTAGAAGGACCAGGGGTGGACCAGGAGCCCAAGAACTTGTTTGAGATCGAtgataaaacaggaataatCAGGAGCAAGCGGCCACTGGACAGAGAGAAATACAACAGCTTCACG ctgaaAGCCTTTGCGCTGTCCCCAAGCGGAGAAAGACTAGAGAATCCGACCACCATAGAGATAGTAGTGCTGGATCAGAATGACAACAGACCTGCCTTCACCCAGAAGCAGTTCACTGGTACCGTCTCTGAGTTCTCAGTTCCAG GCACATCAGTGATGTCAGTGTCAGCCACTGATGCAGATGACCCGATGACAGAAAACGCTCATCTGAGCTACTCTATCATCGGCCAGGAGAGCATTCCTGCCAACGCTGTTACCAAGACTATGTTTGGTATCAACAACCAGACAGGAGCCATCTATACAAGAGATGTAGGCCTGGACCGAGAG GTGGTGAAAAGTTTCCGATTAAAACTACAGATTGCTGATATGGGGGGCATGGGGCTAACAAGTGAAGGTGTGGCTATCATACATGTATCTGACATCAACAATCACGCCCCACAGTTCAGCCCTGCCTCG TACAGTATGACAGCGGTGGAGAACAGGAAGGACTATGAGATTGGTCGGGTGaatgtgacagacagagatgatCGTGGAACAGGAAACTGGGAGGCCAAATACTCAATTTCTAATGACCCCCATGGAAACTTCGCCATCACTACGGATCCTGCCACCAACCAGGGTGTTGTGATGGTGGTGAAG CCCCTGGATTATGAAGCACAGAGTGAGCACATCCTGACTCTGGAGGTGGAAAATATCAATCGTCTGAGCAACAAGGCCCCAAACCTGCCCATGAGCACCGCTACAGTGGTGGTCACTGTTGTGAACGAGAATGAAGCTCCACATTTCAGGGAGGACCCCATACAGATCGTGGTCCCTGAGTCTGTGGTTCCTGGAACAATACTGAAAAGCAATATTGCCTATGACCCTGATAATTCTGTCCTGAG GTATGATATTAGCAGAGATCCTGAGAGGTGGCTCGACATCAACAAAGATACTGGAGAAATTATCGCCAAGAGAACCTTTAACATGCGATCTCCacatgttaaaaacaatatCTACAATGCTGTTGTCAAGGTTACAG ATGCTGATGGTGCGTCAACTACTGCCACAGTGGCCATCACACTGAAGGAGACCAATGACTTCCCACCTCAGCTCTTCCCTCTGAGTGGCTCTGTATGCAGGGATGCAGGCCGGAAGAGTTCTGGTCTGGTTCTGACTGCTGTGGACGAAGACCTTCCGCCGCACGCTGCACCTTTCATCTTTGAAATGCCCGAAGACGTGTCAATCAATTGGACTGTTATTCAAGTCAATG ATACTCATTCACTGCTTCAGCCCCTTGTAGAGCTGGAGGCAGGAGAGTACGCGGTCACAGTGATGGTGTCAGACTCTGGGAGTCCTATTCTCAGTGCTTATGCTCAGGTCAATGtcactgtgtgtctctgtgactCCTTCGGAGACTGTAAGTCTGAGGCAGGGGCGGTCTTTGGCTCCAGTGTGGGGATCAGCTTCTTTGCTCTCATTATCATCATGGCCAGTATTGCACTCCTACTGT TGCTGCTCCTCCTCGCTGTGGCGGTGACCACTTGTGGGAGACACCACCATATCAAGAAGGGAACAGGTCTGCTTGTTGGGGATTCAGAGGATGACATACGTGACAATGTCCTCAACTATGATGAGcaaggaggaggtgaagaagaTGAG AATGCCTTCAACATCGACCTGCTGTGGAATCCCCTCGATGCTCCTTCGACCCCCGGGTCCTACTGTCCAGTGTCTGGTGTTCCTCGAGGCAAGCAGCCCCTCAGGAGGGATGCCCCCCACAACCTGCCTTCCCCCACCTACCCACGGAGGCCTCCTGCAGATCCCACTGACATTGAGGACTACATCAATGAT GGCCTGGAGGCTGCAGACAATGATCCTAATGTGCCTCCATATGACACAGCCCTGATCTATGACTATGAGGGAGAGGGCTCACTGGCAGGCAGTCTCAGCTCCATTGCTTCAGGCAGCTCCGATGGAGACCAGGACTACGACTACCTCAACGACTGGGGACCACGCTTTAAGAAACTGGCCAACATGTATGACCCACGTTAA
- the spg7 gene encoding paraplegin, with protein sequence MAALLLQGRVNLCRKYSRGLTWTLSRQNSHILANKPIYSDSVKNVLFRCANVRKMPISKSQRTLTGQPEKLIQSLLYRPLSPGMVGISKELIRNNLLRNPVGLVNLLGATNFFSTSQSKQEKNKSNGPKGKTPEEDEEEKKRREQEDQMYRERLRTLFIIALIMSLLNSINTSGGNISWNDFVNEMLAKGEVSRVQVVPESDIVEIYLHPGAVIFGRPRLALMYRMQVANIDKFEEKLRAAEEELNIDTKDRIPVSYKRTGFFGNAVYALGMAAIGVAILWYIFRLAGMGGREGGFSAFNQLKMAKFTIVDGKSGKGVSFKDVAGMHEAKMEVKEFVDYLKNPERYLQLGAKVPKGALLLGPPGCGKTLLAKAVATEAQVPFLAMAGSEFVEVIGGLGAARVRSLFKEARARAPCIVYIDEIDAVGKKRSTNMSGFSNTEEEQTLNQLLVEMDGMGTTDHVIVLASTNRADILDNALMRPGRLDRHIFIDLPTLQERKEIFEQHLKLLKLTQPANFYSLRLAELSPGFSGADIANICNEAALHAAREGYKSIDTFNFEYAVERVIAGSAKKSKILSKEEQRVVAFHESGHALVGWLLEHTEAVMKVSIAPRTNAALGFAQILPRDQYLFTKEQLFERMCMALGGRTAEAITFNKVTTGAQDDLRKVTRVAYSMVKQYGMCDSVGQVSFPETEEQGAVGRRPFSQGLQQQMDHEAKMLIARAYRHTEKLLMDNRDKLTILANALLEREVVNYDDIEALLGPPPHGPKKMILPQSWLEAERDKQDTGEDEPPPPPRKHNEEDMNPQLV encoded by the exons ATGGCAGCTTTGTTGTTGCAGGGCCGTGTTAACCTTTGTAGGAAATACAGTAGAGGTTTAACGTGGACGTTGTCGAGGCAAAACTCTCACATATTAGCAAACAAGCCGATATATAGCGATAGTGTTAAAAATGTGCTATTCAGGTGCGCCAATGTCAGAAAGATGCCCATTTCAAAATCACAGCGGACACTTACAGGTCAGCCAGAGAAACTTATACAG AGTCTTCTCTACAGACCTTTGAGTCCTGGCATGGTGGGAATCAGCAAAGAATTAATTAGGAACAACCTGCTGAGAAATCCCGTTGGTTTGGTGAATTTGTTAG GAGCAACAAACTTCTTCAGTACATCTCAATctaaacaagagaaaaataaaagtaatggaCCAAAGGGAAAAACTccagaggaagatgaag AGGAGAAGAAACGTCGTGAGCAGGAGGACCAGATGTACCGGGAGCGCCTGCGGACCCTCTTCATTATAGCGCTCATCATGAGCCTGCTGAACTCCATCAATACGAGTGGCGGTAACATCTCCTGGAATGATTTTGTCAATGAGATGTTGGCTAAGGGAGAGGTGTCACGCGTACAAGTCGTTCCCGAGAGTGACATTGTAGAAATCTACCTTCACCCTGGAGCAGTTATCTTCGGAAGGCCT AGGCTGGCACTCATGTACAGAATGCAGGTTGCCAACATTGACAAATTTGAGGAGAAGCTGAGAGCTGCTGAAGAAGAGCTGAATATCGACACAAAGGATAGGATACCGGTCTCCTACAAACGCACTGGATTCTTTGGGAA TGCGGTCTATGCTCTGGGAATGGCAGCCATCGGCGTGGCTATTCTCTGGTACATCTTTCGTCTAGCAGGCATGGGTGGCAGAGAGGGTGGCTTCAGTGCTTTT AATCAGCTAAAGATGGCCAAGTTCACCATTGTGGATGGCAAGTCAGGGAAAGGTGTGAGTTTCAAAGATGTAGCGGGCATGCATGAGGCTAAGATGGAAGTGAAGGAATTTGTCGACTACCTCAAG AATCCTGAACGATACCTCCAGCTGGGAGCCAAGGTTCCCAAGGGTGCGTTATTGCTCGGGCCTCCAGGTTGTGGGAAGACTCTGCTGGCCAAGGCTGTAGCCACTGAGGCTCAGGTGCCCTTCCTGGCGATGGCTGGCTCTGAGTTTGTGGAGGTTATTGGAG gCCTGGGTGCTGCCAGGGTGAGGAGTCTGTTCAAAGAGGCTCGTGCCCGGGCACCCTGCATCGTCTACATCGACGAGATCGACGCTGTGGGGAAGAAGCGCTCCACCAACATGTCAGGTTTCTCCAACACTGAGGAGGAGCAGACcctgaaccagctgctggtagAGATGGATG GAATGGGAACGACAGACCATGTGATTGTCCTCGCCTCCACTAACAGAGCAGATATCTTGGACAATGCTCTGATGAGACCCGGCCGATTGGACAGGCACATCTTCATAGATCTGCCCACCCTGCAG gAGAGGAAGGAGATCTTTGAGCAACATCTGAAGCTCTTAAAGCTGACCCAACCAGCTAATTTCTACTCGTTGCGTCTGGCTGAGCTCAGCCCAGGCTTCAGTG GTGCAGACATTGCTAACATTTGTAACGAGGCTGCTCTGCATGCTGCCAGAGAGGGGTACAAGTCCATCGATACTTTCAACTTTGAGTATGCAGTGGAGAGAGTAATAGCAG gAAGTGCAAAGAAGAGTAAGATCCTATCTAAAGAGGAGCAGAGAGTGGTTGCCTTCCATGAGTCTGGACACGCTTTAGTGGGATGGCTACTTGAGCATACAGAGGCAGTCATGAAG gtgtccATCGCACCGCGGACTAATGCGGCTCTGGGATTTGCCCAGATCTTGCCTCGTGACCAGTATCTGTTCACCAAGGAGCAACTGTTTGAGCGAATGTGCATGGCTCTCGGAGGAAGAACTGCCGAGGCTATCACCTTTAACAAGGTTACAACAG GAGCTCAGGATGACTTGCGTAAGGTGACACGTGTGGCCTACTCGATGGTGAAGCAGTACGGCATGTGTGACAGTGTCGGCCAGGTCTCATTCCCAGAAACGGAGGAGCAAGGTGCTGTTGGACGTCGGCCTTTCAGCCAGggtctgcagcagcagatggACCAC GAGGCTAAGATGTTGATCGCCCGTGCctacaggcacacagagaagcTGCTAATGGACAACAGAGACAAGCTGACAATA TTGGCCAATGCGCTGTTAGAGCGTGAGGTGGTGAACTACGATGACATCGAAGCTTTGCTGGGACCTCCACCCCACGGGCCTAAGAAGATGATCCTTCCACAGAGCTGGCTGGAGGCTGAGAGGGACAAACAAGACACAGGAGAGGACGAACCTCCGCCACCTCCCCGCAAACACAATGAGGAGGACATGAACCCACAGCTGGTTTGA